A region of the Desulfobacter postgatei 2ac9 genome:
GGAATTGTTGGAAGTCTACGGGGTCTCTCCGGAGAAGTTTTTTAAAGATTATGAAACCATGAACCGGGTGGAGATTATAAAAAAGGACCAGCGCCGGGTTTACCAGCGCAAGGGGTTTAAATATGAAACCCTGAGTGGATACAGCCAGTCCAAAGGCAACCACTCATTTACCGCCTTTTTTCTTGAGCTTGCCCCGGGACAGAAGCGGGGGGATGAGAATGACGGCCATCTTGGCCGGGAGCTGGGGATTGTGGTTAACGGTTGTGGTCAGTTGATTTACGGCGGGGATGTCTACGATATCAGTGACGGGGATACCCTCTCTTTTTCGTCACAGATACCCCATGTGATTAAAAATACCGGTAAGGATTTGTTTCAGGCCTACTGGATTGTCACACCGGCTGACGGTGAAGATTATTTTGGTGAAGGAAATAACAAGTAATGGAGAGTGCCATGGGAAAAACAATTGCTGAGAAAATTTTTGACGCCCATCTGGTGGACAAACCCTTCGGGGATGTCAGCGTCCTGCGCCTGGATCGGGTTTTTTGTCATGAAATTACCACCCCGATTGCGATCCAGGATCTGGTTGCACGCGGAAAAGACCGGGTGTTTGATCCGGATAAAATCAAGGCGGTGATTGATCATGTTTCACCGGCCAAGGATTCCAAAACCGCCATGCAGGGAAAAATTCTGCGGGACTGGGCCTTGCGTCACGGTATAAAAGATTTTTTTGATATCGGCCGGAACGGGGTCTGCCATGCCCTGTTTCCTGAAAAAGGGTTTGTCCGTCCCGGATTCACCATCATTATGGGCGACTCACATACCTGCACCCACGGGGCATTTGGTGCCTTTGCCGCGGGCGTGGGCACCACCGATCTGGAGGTGGGCATTTTAAAGGGGGTGTGCACCTTTAAACAGCCGGAAACCTTTAAAATTGAAATCACCGGCACCCTTCGTCCGGGCGTATATGCCAAGGATATTATTCTTGAGGTGATTGGTCAGATTTCAGTGAACGGGGCGACCAATATGGTCATTGAGTTTACCGGCCCTGTGGTGGATGCCATGGGCATGGACCAGCGCATGACCCTTGCCAATATGGCCGTGGAGGCCGGTGCCACATCGGGTATCTGTCTGCCGGACATGACAACGGTACAGTATCTGTGGCCTTTTATTAAGGATGAGTTCGAAAGCCCCGAGGAGGCTCTGGCACAATATTCCCGGTTCAGTTCCGATCCGGATGCCGTCTATGCAAAGACAAAAACCATTGATGTCACCAGCCTTGAACCCATGGTGACCTTTGGATTCAAACCGGATAATGTTAAACCGGTCTCCCAGATGACGGGTACGCACGTGGATCAGGTTTACATCGGTTCCTGTACCAATGGGCGTCTGGAGGATCTTCGGGAAGCAGCCGCCGAGGTGGCAGGTAAAAAAATCAGCCCCGGAGTACGGGCCATTGTATCTCCTGCTACGCCTGATATTTTTAAGGCGGCACTGGATGAAGGACTGATTAAAATTTTTATGGATGCCGGGTTTTGCGTGACCAACCCCACCTGCGGGGCCTGTCTTGGCATGAGTAACGGGGTTCTGGCTGAAGGGGAGGTGGCTGCGTCCACCACCAACAGAAATTTTAACGGACGAATGGGCAAAGGCGGCATGGTTCATCTCATGAGCCCGGCCACGGCGGCGGCCACCGCACTCCATGGTGTGATCACTCATTCTGACCGGTTTAAAAGTTAGGGAGGTATATTATGAAAGACTTTGAAGGAAATATGCTCTGCCTGGACCGGGCAGATATCAATACCGACGAAATTATTCCGGCCAGATACCTGACGGAAAGTTCAAAATCCGCCTTGAAACCACACCTGCTTGAAGATTTAATCCTGGATGGTTTTAATCCCCAGACCGATTTGAAAGATATCCGTGTGATTTTATCCCGGGGCAATTTCGGGTGTGGCTCTTCCAGGGAGCATGCGCCCTGGGCACTGGAAGCTAACGGCATCAATGTGGTCATCGCCCCAAGCTTTGCCCGGATTTTCAGGCAGAATATGTTTAATTGCGGCATGATGGCCATTGAATTGCCTGAAGATAAGGTCCAGGCCCTGTTCGAGCTGGGTGAGGGCAAAGATGGCCGGCTTTGCATAGATGTGGAAAGCCAGACCATCACCGCAACCAATGGCAGCGGCAAAGAACTGAAACTTGAATTTCCTGTTTCACAATTTGACAAAACCCTGGTAAAAACCGGCGGCTGGGTAGAGTTCGCAGATAAAAATTATTAATTAGCGCCTGAACGAAAACCGCGTGTTTGGACGGCTCGTAAGAGGGGCGTATGCCCACAAAGTTGCCCGGATGCGCATAAAATTTAACCCCCTCACGGTTGTGAGGGGGTTACGTTTTTTTGTTAACCTTATCTTGAAAAAATATAGGCCTTCCCAGATAATGTTAATGTTTTTAGCATTGATTTTTTTCACATTTATGCCGATCTGGTTATTCTTTCTTTTCGGATATTATTCTGTTAGATAAGTCACTATGAAAGATAAACGGAAACCACAGATCAACTTGTTAGTCACACAAGGAGTTAACATTGAGAAACTGGCTTAAATCCTTATTGTTTGTTTCAGCTTTTTCGCCAGCACTATTGGCTCTAGCTGGAGTCAGGTATTATTCAAAGGGCCTGGATACAGTTTTTTATCAGTTGGTAGTAATTGCATTGATCGGTATCATCTTACCATTCTTGATTCTTTCACTCATAAGAAAAAAAGCAGAAATAATCAACTTCAAAGCCAAAAAAGTTGAATCTGCAGATTATTTGCTTCTTGTATTTATTGGAAGTTACATCGCACCCATAATCATGAAAGTAGCGGAAATAAACTTTGAGATCACAGCAATCATTGTTTTAATCTTATTCTTCGTTGCATGGATTATTTCTTATATTCCAACTCATCCTCTTTTATACATAGCTAAATTCAGATTTTATAAAGTAGAGTCTGATACTGGAATGGTCTATGTCCTCATGGCGAGACGAATCATAAGAAGTCCTAAAAGCATCAAAGAAGTAAAACAAATCTCTAACAGTATGTTAATGGAGTGATAAATGCCCTTAAACCTTTTTGCACTTACAAACAACCCTTCAAAAAGAATTGTAAAGTTTGAATTATCAAACGATGTTCAAGAGGAATTAACAAACTATCTCACAGCACAAGAAACAAGATTTACTCAAGCTGAAGAAGAAATAGAATTTGATGGAAAGTACAAGCCTGATGATGGAGAAATTCTTTTCATTGACGGCTATGACGATATTGATGACTTATCATCAGCAGTTGAAAACCCATTAAGTCCAGAAGTCGTTGACCCAACAGAAGATTTTTTTGCTGAAATAAAAGCACTTTTCACTGGATATACGGCAGAGAATGGAAATGTAAGAGTACTACTTCAAAATTTTGATAAAAGAAGGATAATCTCCACAAATGGCTTATCTATTTTTCATTCGTCTAATGTTTACAAAAAAATTGAGGGTATTGGGTTGACCATTGACCATAAACTTACAGCAACTTTAGAGAGCGGGAAATTAAAATTTTTCAGCTTTCACAATACTCGCCAAATGTTTGATTTGAGTGAATACTATAAAGTTGCCACCGATGATGATGTAAGAGAATTTGCAGCTCTTGATATAATAAAGTCAGAAAACACTGAACAACTAATCGAGATTTCTGATTCTTGGGTTAGAAGGAAAATATCTCTTATCCATCAAAGTGGGATTTTACAAAATGTTCCAATAAATGAGATGAAGACTGTTGCTACTGAATTCAATATTCCATTTTTGACAGAAATGGACGATTCAGAAGAAGTGATAAAATTGCCAGATAATAAACGAGATCTAAAAAAAATGTTACGATTCCTTGATGAAGACTACTATAAATCGCCACTTTCAAACACAGCATTTGTGACCAATTCAAAAAGGGTAGTTACCATCTGAAATCAGCTAACAAATGCTTCAGCCAGCGCTCGTTCCTCGCGCGTCTAAAGCTGTTTATTCATACAAAGGGACGGTTCTATATGAAAGTTAATGTAAAAAAAATTGAAGGAATATGGGATAAAGGTTTTTCCTTAGATAAACATACAATCAGTAGTACACCTATAGGATATAATGACTATGGCCATATGCAATTTGATACAATTCGCCCAGAGGCCGGTGAAGCATTGTTCCAGCTTAAATACCGCTCAGATTTCACACAGGCTCCTATAATTGCATCCCAAATGTACGAGTCCTTGGCAAAAAAATATCCCTTTGTTAGCTTCATAGTTCCAATGCCAGCGTCCAGACAAAGACAAAGACAACCAGTAACTGAAATTGCAAGATCATTAGCCAATTTAATGAATGTTCCATGTTTGGAAGAATTTTTAATTAAAAAACAAGCTACTCCGGCGATGAAAGATATTCATGATAGAGATGAAAAAGTACAGACCTTAGAAAATGCCTTCTCGATCAATGATACTATAGGTGATGGGCTTTATGACGTATTGGTTGTAGACGACTTATTTGATACGGGTTCATCACTTGAAGCCGCTACTAATGTGTTAAAAAGTTGTGGTAAAATACAACATGTTTATGTGGCAACTGTTACAAGGAAAAAATAATGCATAAAATTTTTATTTCAGGTTCCATGCGAATAAAAAATATTGATAAGGCAGTAATTAACAGAGTTAACAATATTATCAACTCAAAATTTGGAATAATCATTGGAGATGCCGATGGTGTTGATTCGTCTATCCAAAATTATTTAAAAAATACCAACTATGATGAAGTGACAGTCTACTGTACTGGTCAAATACCACGTAATAATTTAGGTTCTTGGAGTATTAACCCCATCGTTACCGACAAAAAACCTGGGACCCGTGAATATTTCACTGCAAAAGATTTAAGTATGGCAAAAGACTGTGATTTCGGGTTAATGATTTGGGATTCAAAAAGTACAGGTACATTGAGTAATGTTTTAGAGTTGCTATATTCGAATAAAAAATCTTTGGTATTCGTGAATAAACTTAAACAATTTTTTGAAATTACAAACGTAGAATCATTTGAAAAATTGATTTCTGTAATGAGTGAAGCGTATTTTGAGAAAGCGGATAAGAAAATAAAATTAAGAAATAAACTCAAACAATTAAAGAATAAACAACTAGAATTATTTGACTAACAAATAAATTCAGGGGACGCAAAAAGCCGGGGATAAATGGGGTCAGAGTAAAATTAAATTTTTTAATTTTAACTATAATTTGAACCATTATCTTCAAAATAATTTTACTCTGGTCCTAATTATTCGGCCGGCGGGTTAAGGAAAAGAAAAGAGGAAGGCCGGTTGGGTGGCGGAAGCCAAAGATTTAATTTTACTCTGACCCCAATTAGAATCAGAACGCTACAGAGGAAGCTCTATTGTAAGGCCAAGCCAAGCAGTCAAAGAGCGCAAGCCTTACGATGAAGAACATCGGAAAGCCGTGTAAGGAAAAACCGTATGCACGATTTGATGAGGGAGCATTGAGGATGCAAGGTCTTTGGAACACGTAGTAGCCGCGTGCGGCAAGGCGTCTCGAATATAAAAAGGGCTAAAGAAACCGGCCGAATCAGTGCTCTACTCTATCCGGATTAAAGATGTCCCCGGATGGTAAGAATCGAATAGTGTAACGCCCAATTTCTATCAGTGACAAAAAAGTGTAACGGGCAGATATCCCGCTGCTTACCCCGCCCAAAATTTCAATAAATACCCCGCCTATCCTGCCTTTTGGTGGCATCCATGGTGTTTGTTGAAAGGAGCCAAAGGCGTTACACTATTTTGAAAAACTGGGTAAAAAATACCCGTTACACTATTTGAATCTCAGCACCCGGATTAGATATTTTTTTTTGGAAAACACCAACATAGTCTCACCCCAATTTTTCAAACCTTGATTTTTTTTTCTTGCCTTAACTTATTCCACCCTGATACAGATATTTCATACCTGTATCAGGGTGGAGATAATATTTCGGATTCTGGAGGATTGGTTATGATTTGGCTGACAAAAAACAAATTCGGGTACCTTTATCTTTTATCACTATAGGGTTCTGCTTCTCCGCGTTTAACCTTTAACAGAAGGAAACCTTTAAATGGAACATACCTCTAATGCAACACATCGCTGGAGATTCTGTCGTCTGGGTGGATTTGATCAGGTACGCCTGGAAAGAACTGAAGACCTTCAGCATCTGATGGAGCTTGATCAAAAACTTTGGGCTGCGCTCAGTTGTCCGGTTAATGGTCTGGAATTCGATTCCAGAACTCTGGCTATGCTTGACAGTGATTCCGATGGGCGGGTGCGTGTTCAGGAGGTTCTGGCTGCAGTAAACTGGATCTGTTCGGTACTCAATAGTCTGGATTCGGTAATGGCTGGTTCCAGCGAACTGCCTCTGCAGGCTATCAACGACAGCAATCCGGAGGGACAGCAGCTGCTTGCTTCGGCCAGACAACTCCTTACTTATCTTCGCAAATCCGAGGCTGACCGTATCACCATTGAAGATGTTGCCGACACCTCCCTGCTGCTTCACGATTCAGCTTTCAACGGCGATGGCATCATCCCGACCCACTCGGCTGAGGACGAAGAAACAAGGACGCTTATTGAGGAAATCATGACCTGTGTCGGCAGTGATGAGGATCGCAGCGGTCTGCCAGGCATCTCCCGGGAACGGATCGACCTCTTTTTCGAGTCTGCGCGATTGTATACAGAGTGGTGGGCAAAGGCGACCAGCAATCCTGCTGTCCTGCCATTTGGTGAGACCACTACGGATGTCGCTGCAGTGTTTAGCTCACTGAAGAACAAAATTGACGATTTTTTTGTGCGCTGCAGCCTGGCGGCTTTTGACGCTAAAGCCGAGGAGCCTCTCAATCCCTCGATTGTCACCTACGAAGCCATTGCCGGCCAGGATCTGCATGGTGCGACCGAAGAACTGGGGCGTTTTCCTCTGGCGCACATTCAGGCTGGGCGTGCCCTGCCACTAAAGGAGGGACTCAACCCGGCCTGGGCTGGCCTCATGAAGCAGTTCGTAAAGATGATTGTCGCTCCGTCGTTCGGATCGCTGGAGCAGGTTGACGAGGATCAATGGCAGCAGATCAAAGCCAATTTTGCCGCCTACGAGGCCTGGAGCGCCGAAAAAAGTGGGGTGGAGGTCGAACCGCTGGGTCTTGAGCGGATACAGACAATACTGCAGAGCTCGCAGCGGGAACGACTGGAAGAACTTATCGAACGTGATCTGGAGCTGACACAACAGGTTGATACCATTATCAAGGTTGAGAAGCTGGTACATTTCAACCGGGATCTTTACCGTTTGCTCAATAATTTTGTTACTTTTCGCGATTTTTATGCCCAGGGACGCAAAGCCATTTTCCAGTCCGGTACGCTCTTTATTGATGGCCGGGCCTGCGAACTTTGTGTCAGGGTGGCAAGTGTCGACACCCATAGCCCGCTCGCCAGTCTGAGCAGGGCATACCTGGCGTATTGCAACTGCAAGCGTCGCAACAGCAGTGAGACTATGATCATTGCCGCTGCTTTTACCGGCGGTGACTCAGACAACCTGATGGTCGGTCGAAACGGTGTGTTTTACGATGCCAAGGGTGATGACTGGGATGCGACAATCGTCAAAATCATCGACCATCCGATCAGCGTCTCTCAGGCGTTTTGGTCACCCTATAAACGCATTGGCCGCATGATCGGCGAGCAGCTTGAAAAATTTGCCGCCGCGAAAGATAAAGCGGTGGACAGCGGCACCAGTGCCGGGATAGCCGACGTGGGAAATAAGGCGGCTGCCGGTGCCAAACCCGCTCCGCCTTTTGATGTGGGCAAATTTGCTGGTATCTTCGCAGCCATCGGTTTGGCTTTGGGTGCTATCGGCACTGCAGTCGCTGCGATTATTGGCGGCTTCATGGGCCTGCCTGTTTGGCAAGTGCCGTTGGCTTTCGGTGGCATAATACTTGTTATTTCAGGTCCATCCATGCTGATCGCCTTCCTCAAGCTGCGGCAGCGCAACCTCGGCCCTATTCTTGACGCCAACGGCTGGGCGGTCAATACCAAGGCCCGCATCAACATCCCGTTCGGCGCCACGCTCACCAAGATGGCGGAGTTGCCCAAAGGCGCCGACCGGACCCTGGTCGATCCCTTTGCCGAAAAAAAACCCCACTGGAAACGATGGGTATTTCTGGTGATACTGCTCACGGTCCTGAGTTTTGCCTGGAACAAGGGCTATATTCAGCAAATCAGCCAGAAAATTACGGCCAGAATAGCAGGTCAAACAAGCAATAGTCAAACGCAACCTGCGCCTGAACCATCCCAGGAACAGAAGCCTGAACCTGCAGCTAAATAATTCACTAAAAGTATGGAGAATTTCTCGCCGGACCAATACTGGTCCGGCTTTTCTCTTTTAACAAATTTAACTCTCCTTTGGTAGAGTTGCTCTCACTTGCACCTGAACTATACTCACGAGGAGACCGTTCATTAACAATGACCTTTGAAGATCAGTTAAATGTTCTGATATACTTCCATCTTCAAGAGTACAAATCCCCCCGACATCTGATTCAAGATCTGGACGAAAATGAATTTATACCGTTATAATCCGCATAAAACAGTGGAGCTGCCTGTCAGGACCTGCCGCCGCTCCAGTGCAGCCGTGTTTTCAGCACTCTGAAATAGGAGTGGGGTTCAAAGGAGATCATTTTTACGCTGTGGCGGCTTTTTTGAATATAGATCCTGTCACGGGCGGTATCCATATCAAAACCCTCCTGGCCGTCCAGGGTCAGAATCATATCCTCGGGGCTGCCTTTCAGTCTGATTTCGATCTGGATATGGTCCGGGATGAGTAACGGCCGGTTGGTCAGGGTAAATGGACAGATCGGGGTCAAAATGGTGGATGGCACCTCGGGATGAACTACAGGCCCGCCTGCGGCCAGGGAATAGGCCGTCGATCCAGTCGGCGTGGCCACAATCAGACCATCGGCCCGGTAGGTGGTCAAGTAGGTGTCATCCAAATAGACGGCGCATGAGGCAAGCCTCGACAGGGCCGCCTTATTGATGACCGCATCATTCAGCACATCTTCGTCCACAATGCACTGACTGTCCCGGATTACCCGGATATTGAGGCGGCTGCGTTCCTGGATAAGATAATCCCCGTTAAACACTGTCTCAACCACCTTGCAAAGAAGATCCTCCGTGGTTTCAGCAAGAAATCCGACTTCACCGAATTTGACCCCCATCAGGGGGATGTCCGAATCACCGATATATCGGGCCACACTTAAAAATGTGCCGTCTCCGCCAAGCACAACAATGCAGATCAGATCTTCGGGGATGGGTGGCGGCGTCGGAGCCTGGGTGTCAATGATCAGGCACCTGTCCCCTATGTGCCGGATCAATTCCCGGGCTTTGTCCTGGGCGTGATCTTCGTCTTTTATTACAAGTCCGATGCGCTGCTTACTCACGTTTTTCCTCTTGTCTGTTTGGGGTTAGTGTTCCGCCTCGGCCCAGTTGGCGCCGGCACCAAAGTTGACTTTTAAAGGCACCTTCAGAGGCGTAACGTTTTCCATAACCTGCTTTGCCATGGCCATGAGTTTCTCTTTTTCCTGTTCAGGGGTTTCAAAAATGATTTCATCGTGTACGGATAAGAGCATTTTTGACGCCATTCTTTCCGTTGCAAGGGCTGCCTGCATTTTGATCATGGCAAGCTTGATCAAATCCGCAGCACTGCCCTGGATGGGCGTATTCACGGCAGCTCTTTGGGCGAAGTTTCGTAAATTGGCGTTGGATGAACGGATGTCATCCAGTCTTCGTTTTCTGCCGAACAGGGTCGATACCTCGCAGGTTTCCCGGGTTTGCATGATGGTTTTATCAATAAAGGTTTTTACCCCGGCATAACGTTTGAAATAATTGTCAATGTAAATATCGGCCATTTTCCGGCTGATGCCCAGCTCATTGGCCAGGCGAAACGCCCCCATGCCATAGATGATGCCGAAGTTGATGGCTTTGGCCTGGCTGCGCATCTCATCCGTAACAAGACCGGGCAGCACCTGGAATACTTCCAGGGCCGTACGGGTATGAATATCCTCATCTTTCCGGAAGGATTCAATGAGAATGGGGTCCATGGCACAATGGGCCAGAAGCCGCAGTTCAATCTGGGAATAGTCCGCGGAAATAAGGGTGCAGCCGTCTGCCGGGATAAAGGCCTGCCGGATCTTTTTCCCTTCGGGTTTGCGAATGGGAATGTTCTGCAGATTCGGGTTGGACGATGACAGGCGGCCGGTGACGGTTATGGTCTGGTTAAAGGAGGTGTGGATGCGTCCGGTCTGCGGGTGTACCAGTGACGACAGGGAATCCACATAAGTGGATTTCAGTTTGTCCAGGGTTCTGTACCGTAACAGTTTTTCAGGCAATTCATGGGTTTCGGCAAGTTGAGTGAGTACCTGGACATCCGTGGAAAACCCTGTTCTTTTGCGGGTCTTTTTAACGGTCTTAAGGCCTAACTTTTCAAACAGAATCACCCCAAGCTGCTGGGATGAATTGATGTTGAACTCTTCCCCGGCAAGTTCGTAGATTTTTTGCTCAAGGGTTTTCAGTTCTTCCTCAAACTCCAGGGACAATTGGCCAAGCACATCCGTATCCACACGGATTCCTGCCATCTCCATTTTTGCCAGAACGCAGATCAAAGGCACTTCAATGGTTTCCATCAAAGGGGTCAGCCCCTTGTCCTCGATCTGTTTTTTCAATACCGCATATGCCATGAATGTCAGATCTGCGTCTTCTGCCGCATACTCTGCGGCAAGGTCAAGGGGGACCTCCTGGAACCCGATCTGGTTTTTTCCTTTGCCGGTAACCTCTTCGTAGGAAACCATTTTGTACCCGAAAAGGTTCATGGCAATGCGGTCTAACCCATGTCCCCGGGTGCCGGGATTGAGCAGGTGGGAGGCGATCATGGTGTCAAACACAATGCCTTTGATCTCAATGCCGTATCGGGCCAGGACGATGAAGTCATATTTGATGTTCTGGCCCACTTTAGCGATGTCAGGATTTTCAAGCAATGGCTTGAAAATACGAAGGAGATCTTCTTTTTCCGGCATCTGTATCCCGCCTGTGTTGGTGTGTCCCACCGGAATGTAAAAACCGGCATCTTCCATATATGAAAAGGACAGACCCACAAGATCCGCCCGCATGGGGTCGATGTCTGTGGTCTCCGTATCAACGGCAAACACCCCTTTTTTTTCAAGCGCCGATGCCAGATGTTCCATGTCGGCAACGGTGTGGAGCATTTTATATGTTTTTTTTGATTTATCTGTTGTTTCAGAAAATTCCGAGGCAAGTGTTTTAAATTCAAATGACTGGAACAGTTCAAAGGCTTTGCGGGTGTTAATATCCTGTTCTTGTAGTTGAAAATCGCTTAGGGGCTGCTCAACATGTACATGCTGGTCAATGGTGGCAAGATCCCGGCTTAAATCGACCATCTTTTGGGAAGCTATCAGGTTTTCATGCAGTTTCTTCTTTTTTTTCAGCTGGTCCAGATTCGTGTAGATATTGTTGATGGAGCCGTATTCGGCAATCAGTGCAACTGCGGTTTTCATGCCCACGCCTTTTACACCGGGGATGTTGTCTGAGGTGTCTCCGGCAAGGCCCAGCACGTCAATGAACTGTTCGGGTTCAAGTCCCATTTCCTCTTTTACCCCGGCCCGGTCTGTGACGGTATCCTTCATGGGATCCCACAGGATGCAGTCATCCGTGATCAACTGGATAAAATCTTTGTCTCCTGTGACCATGACCACCTTGAATCCCTTGGCCTGGGCAATGCGGGCGTAGGTACCCACAAGATCATCGGCCTCATATCCGGTTTTCTCGATAATGGGAATGTTCAATGCCTTGATAATCGCTTTGATGTCAGGGATCTGGATGGCCAGTTCTTCGGGCATGGGCGGACGGTTGGCTTTATATTCATCAAACATTTTATGGCGAAAGGTGGGCCCTTTGACATCAAAGAAAACGCCTGCGTATTTGGGTTGTTTGTCCTTAATCAGTTTAAGCAGGATCCGTGTGAATCCGAACGTTGCATTGGTGGGGTGTCCCTTTGAGGTAGAGAGGCTGCGGATGGCATGAAAGGCTCGATATAAAAATGCGCTGCCGTCAATTAGATAAATGGTGTTTTGTGCCGCCATAGTCGCTTCCTAAGGAAATTGTCTGTTGAATTATTATTTAATTAGCGGCATATATACTATCTTTTAAAAGAAAGGAGAAGTCTTATGTCTCAACAATCCCGGCCAAGGACCAACGCCGGAAAGTCCCGGCGGCGGCAAAACCGGTCAAAAATCTGTCATTGCTGCGGTGCCGATGTCATGTTCTGCTGGCAGTGTCGGTGCGGATTTTCCATGTGTCAATCCTGCATGTATGAAAATCAGTGGGGGATGACCTGCAACGGAATTACATGGGAATGCCCCGACTGCGGGGCTCAGAACGGGTATGGCAACCAATAGTGAAAGGAACGGCACCATGGCTGAAAAATTGAAGGTCGGCACATTGATATCCGGTGGCGGCACCAACCTGCAGGCCATTATTGATGCCTGCAACCAGGGGCGCATTGATGCGCAAATTGTTTTTACCGGATCAGACGTTGACGGCGTGAAAGGCCTGGCGCGGGCAAAAAAAGCAGGTATTGACACGTTTGTGGTGGATTATGCCCGGATCATTGCCGATTGTCGCAAGACACGGGATATTGACAGCCTGCTTCCCAAAGATTTTGACCTTGACGTGATTCTTGGAAAACAGCGACTGGTGGATGTGGAAAAGAATCGTGAAAAAGCCCTGTTTTTTATAAAATCCAGGGTCATTGCCGAACGGCAGCTTTTGGATAATATTGAATCCTATGATATGGATTTGCTGGTTCTGGCCGGGTTCATGCGGGTGTTTACCCCTTATTTTATTGACCGGATTAATA
Encoded here:
- a CDS encoding helix-turn-helix domain-containing protein, coding for MKIKLGPLLRAIRNSRHLTIKEVASKAGVSSSLLSQIERNRISPSLDTLLELLEVYGVSPEKFFKDYETMNRVEIIKKDQRRVYQRKGFKYETLSGYSQSKGNHSFTAFFLELAPGQKRGDENDGHLGRELGIVVNGCGQLIYGGDVYDISDGDTLSFSSQIPHVIKNTGKDLFQAYWIVTPADGEDYFGEGNNK
- a CDS encoding 3-isopropylmalate dehydratase large subunit: MGKTIAEKIFDAHLVDKPFGDVSVLRLDRVFCHEITTPIAIQDLVARGKDRVFDPDKIKAVIDHVSPAKDSKTAMQGKILRDWALRHGIKDFFDIGRNGVCHALFPEKGFVRPGFTIIMGDSHTCTHGAFGAFAAGVGTTDLEVGILKGVCTFKQPETFKIEITGTLRPGVYAKDIILEVIGQISVNGATNMVIEFTGPVVDAMGMDQRMTLANMAVEAGATSGICLPDMTTVQYLWPFIKDEFESPEEALAQYSRFSSDPDAVYAKTKTIDVTSLEPMVTFGFKPDNVKPVSQMTGTHVDQVYIGSCTNGRLEDLREAAAEVAGKKISPGVRAIVSPATPDIFKAALDEGLIKIFMDAGFCVTNPTCGACLGMSNGVLAEGEVAASTTNRNFNGRMGKGGMVHLMSPATAAATALHGVITHSDRFKS
- the leuD gene encoding 3-isopropylmalate dehydratase small subunit is translated as MKDFEGNMLCLDRADINTDEIIPARYLTESSKSALKPHLLEDLILDGFNPQTDLKDIRVILSRGNFGCGSSREHAPWALEANGINVVIAPSFARIFRQNMFNCGMMAIELPEDKVQALFELGEGKDGRLCIDVESQTITATNGSGKELKLEFPVSQFDKTLVKTGGWVEFADKNY
- a CDS encoding Kiwa anti-phage protein KwaB-like domain-containing protein encodes the protein MPLNLFALTNNPSKRIVKFELSNDVQEELTNYLTAQETRFTQAEEEIEFDGKYKPDDGEILFIDGYDDIDDLSSAVENPLSPEVVDPTEDFFAEIKALFTGYTAENGNVRVLLQNFDKRRIISTNGLSIFHSSNVYKKIEGIGLTIDHKLTATLESGKLKFFSFHNTRQMFDLSEYYKVATDDDVREFAALDIIKSENTEQLIEISDSWVRRKISLIHQSGILQNVPINEMKTVATEFNIPFLTEMDDSEEVIKLPDNKRDLKKMLRFLDEDYYKSPLSNTAFVTNSKRVVTI
- a CDS encoding ComF family protein codes for the protein MKVNVKKIEGIWDKGFSLDKHTISSTPIGYNDYGHMQFDTIRPEAGEALFQLKYRSDFTQAPIIASQMYESLAKKYPFVSFIVPMPASRQRQRQPVTEIARSLANLMNVPCLEEFLIKKQATPAMKDIHDRDEKVQTLENAFSINDTIGDGLYDVLVVDDLFDTGSSLEAATNVLKSCGKIQHVYVATVTRKK
- a CDS encoding NAD(+)/NADH kinase, which codes for MSKQRIGLVIKDEDHAQDKARELIRHIGDRCLIIDTQAPTPPPIPEDLICIVVLGGDGTFLSVARYIGDSDIPLMGVKFGEVGFLAETTEDLLCKVVETVFNGDYLIQERSRLNIRVIRDSQCIVDEDVLNDAVINKAALSRLASCAVYLDDTYLTTYRADGLIVATPTGSTAYSLAAGGPVVHPEVPSTILTPICPFTLTNRPLLIPDHIQIEIRLKGSPEDMILTLDGQEGFDMDTARDRIYIQKSRHSVKMISFEPHSYFRVLKTRLHWSGGRS
- the polA gene encoding DNA polymerase I, whose product is MAAQNTIYLIDGSAFLYRAFHAIRSLSTSKGHPTNATFGFTRILLKLIKDKQPKYAGVFFDVKGPTFRHKMFDEYKANRPPMPEELAIQIPDIKAIIKALNIPIIEKTGYEADDLVGTYARIAQAKGFKVVMVTGDKDFIQLITDDCILWDPMKDTVTDRAGVKEEMGLEPEQFIDVLGLAGDTSDNIPGVKGVGMKTAVALIAEYGSINNIYTNLDQLKKKKKLHENLIASQKMVDLSRDLATIDQHVHVEQPLSDFQLQEQDINTRKAFELFQSFEFKTLASEFSETTDKSKKTYKMLHTVADMEHLASALEKKGVFAVDTETTDIDPMRADLVGLSFSYMEDAGFYIPVGHTNTGGIQMPEKEDLLRIFKPLLENPDIAKVGQNIKYDFIVLARYGIEIKGIVFDTMIASHLLNPGTRGHGLDRIAMNLFGYKMVSYEEVTGKGKNQIGFQEVPLDLAAEYAAEDADLTFMAYAVLKKQIEDKGLTPLMETIEVPLICVLAKMEMAGIRVDTDVLGQLSLEFEEELKTLEQKIYELAGEEFNINSSQQLGVILFEKLGLKTVKKTRKRTGFSTDVQVLTQLAETHELPEKLLRYRTLDKLKSTYVDSLSSLVHPQTGRIHTSFNQTITVTGRLSSSNPNLQNIPIRKPEGKKIRQAFIPADGCTLISADYSQIELRLLAHCAMDPILIESFRKDEDIHTRTALEVFQVLPGLVTDEMRSQAKAINFGIIYGMGAFRLANELGISRKMADIYIDNYFKRYAGVKTFIDKTIMQTRETCEVSTLFGRKRRLDDIRSSNANLRNFAQRAAVNTPIQGSAADLIKLAMIKMQAALATERMASKMLLSVHDEIIFETPEQEKEKLMAMAKQVMENVTPLKVPLKVNFGAGANWAEAEH